The Argopecten irradians isolate NY chromosome 6, Ai_NY, whole genome shotgun sequence genome has a window encoding:
- the LOC138325729 gene encoding uncharacterized protein gives MMDFTSNLRLRIRTNNHTMEAVVETIRKSDSDDIGALYYVVAVVFIYGFSIVMMIASHIRKNKQDNQLRVYLKEMAVLRKNDRREKLVGTISSFTARKNTFSEDFEKKKSPKMVDGGHEEKQEFVFRANSTSDDTNDSGLQLNYDDESESPPKTCESQNSKQNSLLVTVINEQTSL, from the coding sequence ATGATGGACTTCACGAGTAATCTGCGCCTGCGCATTAGGACTAATAATCACACAATGGAGGCGGTGGTAGAAACCATTCGGAAGAGTGATTCGGATGACATCGGGGCTCTTTATTATGTTGTAGCCGTTGTGTTCATCTATGGCTTCTCTATAGTAATGATGATCGCTTCACACATCCgtaaaaacaaacaagacaATCAGCTTCGTGTCTACTTAAAAGAAATGGCCGTGCTGAGGAAAAACGACCGGAGAGAAAAATTGGTGGGAACCATTTCAAGTTTCACCGCGAGGAAGAATACTTTTTCGGAGGATTTTGAGAAAAAGAAATCTCCAAAAATGGTCGATGGAGGACATGAAGAAAAACAGGAGTTTGTATTTCGTGCCAATAGCACAAGTGATGATACCAACGATTCAGGACTGCAGTTGAATTACGATGACGAATCAGAATCGCCTCCTAAAACGTGTGAAAGTCAAAATTCCAAACAGAATTCTCTGTTAGTAACAGTTATAAATGAACAGACGTCGTTGTGA